In the genome of Populus trichocarpa isolate Nisqually-1 chromosome 6, P.trichocarpa_v4.1, whole genome shotgun sequence, one region contains:
- the LOC127905504 gene encoding uncharacterized protein LOC127905504, whose amino-acid sequence MITVSKDVYDEEVKAHPNYDKFLNKKLDMYEAMAIVVGKDMATGNYAKSYADVNVEENTEEQSISIENEGEYEETSKGKETSSSSTQKRQHRKRNRMYEDDGVEKLSKQIGDVALAIQSLSKNQLDVNALYAEVMKIEGFDEITLGEAFDHLVQNEMLAKAFMAKNANLRKIWVQNFVNQHYYRPAC is encoded by the exons ATGATTACAGTTTCGAAAGATGTATATGATGAAGAAGTAAag GCACATCCCAATTATGACAAgtttctcaacaaaaaacttgatatgTACGAGGCAATGGCAATTGTTGTTGGAAAAGACATGGCAACCGGAAATTATGCCAAATCATATGCTGATGTCAACGTGGAAGAGAACACTGAAGAgcaatcaatttcaattgaaaatgaaggggaATATGAAGAAACTTCTAAGGGAAAAGAGACATCTTCCTCTAGTACACAAAAGAGGCAACATAGGAAGCGAAATCGCATGTatgaagatgatggtgttgaaaagTTGTCTAAACAGATTGGAGATGTAGCACTTGCAATTCAAAGCCTcagcaaaaatcaacttgatgttaatgcGTTGTATGCGGAAGTAATGAAAATTGAAGGCTTTGATGAGATCACTTTGGGGGAGGCATTTGATCATTTGGTCCAAAATGAAATGTTGGCAAAAGCATTTATGGCAAAAAATGCtaatttgaggaaaatttgGGTTCAGAATTTTGTGAACCAACACTACTACAGGCCTGCTTGCTAA
- the LOC7479661 gene encoding mitotic-spindle organizing protein 1A, protein MDPEAAKTARESLDLTFHMSNLLNTGLDRHTLSVLIALCDLGLNPEALAAVVKELRSERVSSSSAPIPKP, encoded by the coding sequence ATGGATCCAGAGGCTGCAAAGACTGCAAGAGAATCTTTGGATTTGACATTTCATATGTCAAACCTTCTTAATACAGGACTTGATCGACACACCCTTTCGGTGCTTATTGCTCTTTGTGATTTGGGTTTGAACCCTGAAGCACTGGCTGCTGTTGTGAAAGAACTCCGAAGTGAACGTGTTTCATCCTCTAGTGCTCCGATACCGAAACCATAA
- the LOC7479662 gene encoding serine carboxypeptidase-like 45 yields MGAQAWIIMVVICATFMQISRAVDSSSVDDKILSLPGQPPVSFQQYSGYVTVDENQDRALFYYFVEAESDPASKPLVLWLNGGPGCSSFGIGAFSENGPFRPRGGGLLVRNDYRWNKEANMLYLESPAGVGFSYSANQSFYDLVNDTITAQDSYIFLQLWFVKFPEYKDRDFYITGESYAGHYVPQLAHLIAQSGLKFNLKGIAVGNALLEFNTDFNSEGDYYWAHGLISDATYELMNSVCNSSQLWRESITGSRFAACVVVNKRLSIEFPNSFDDYNVIGDICISSGESQLDVPSYPFRPKFQVSSSTQSVQAALDQTKDAENIDVCVQEKSSQYLNRKDVQEALHAQLVGVTRWTGCSSVVNYDRRNFEIPTINIVGSLVSSGIRVLVYSGDQDSVIPFIGSRILVDGLAKELGLNATVPYRPWFEDKQVGGWTQVYGDILTFATIRGAGHLAPLTSPKRSLALFSAFLSGKPLPEALPN; encoded by the exons ATGGGGGCTCAGGCATGGATAATTATGGTAGTAATATGTGCAACTTTCATGCAGATAAGCAGAGCTGTAGACTCCTCCTCTGTAGATGATAAAATCTTGAGTCTGCCAGGGCAACCACCAGTCAGTTTCCAGCAATATTCAGGATATgtaaccgttgacgaaaaccaAGACAGAGCACTTTTCTATTACTTTGTTGAAGCAGAATCAGACCCAGCATCAAAGCCTCTTGTTCTCTGGCTAAATGGGG GGCCTGGCTGTTCTTCTTTTGGAATAGGAGCTTTCTCTGAAAATGGCCCCTTCAGACCCCGTGGTGGAGGGCTTCTGGTCAGAAATgattatagatggaataaag AAGCGAACATGCTGTACCTGGAATCACCAGCAGGAGTTGGTTTCTCTTATTCCGCCAATCAATCTTTCTATGACCTGGTGAATGACACTAtcacag CACAAGATAGTTACATATTCCTGCAGCTATGGTTTGTCAAATTCCCTGAATACAAGGATAGAGATTTCTATATTACTGGAGAGAGCTATGCAG GCCACTATGTCCCTCAACTAGCACACCTAATTGCTCAGTCAGGACTCAAATTCAATCTGAAGGGCATAGCT GTAGGAAATGCTTTATTGGAGTTCAATACGGATTTTAACTCTGAGGGCGATTACTATTGGGCTCATGGGTTGATATCAGATGCTACTTATGAACTCATGAATTCAGTTTGTAACAGTTCACAGCTATGGAGAGAGAGCATAACAGGCTCTAGGTTCGCTGCTTGTGTGGTTGTGAATAAGAGACTTTCAATAGAATTTCCTAACTCATTTGATGATTACAACGTCATTGGCGATATTTGCATATCATCTGGTGAATCACAGTTGGATGTTCCCAGTTACCCCTTTAGACCAAAGTTTCAAGTTTCATCATCCACTCAATCAGTACAAGCGGCACTCGATCAGACT AAAGATGCTGAGAACATAGATGTTTGTGTGCAAGAAAAATCATCCCAATATTTGAACAGGAAAGATGTGCAAGAAGCTCTTCATGCTCAGCTTGTAGGAGTCACCAGATGGACAGGTTGCAGCAG tGTGGTGAATTATGATAGGCGAAACTTCGAGATACCTACAATCAATATTGTGGGCTCACTGGTCAGTTCAGGCATTCGGGTCCTAGTCTACAG TGGAGATCAAGATTCAGTTATCCCATTTATAGGGAGCAGAATTTTGGTTGATGGTTTGGCGAAAGAGCTGGGATTGAATGCAACTGTGCCTTATAGACCTTGGTTTGAGGATAAGCAG GTTGGTGGATGGACACAAGTTTATGGCGATATCCTAACATTTGCAACCATCAGAGGAGCTGGACATTTAGCACCATTGACATCTCCCAAGAGATCTTTGGCCTTATTTTCAGCATTTCTGTCCGGAAAACCCCTTCCAGAGGCATTGCCTAATTAa
- the LOC127905419 gene encoding protein ALP1-like yields MGDRPRGTGTGNRGMGGESTKREREQGELTEREREQACMRAAVTVIATGVAIIEQERNRIYIPREPRINAIAQREFYIDSILNRGDRHCVEQIRMKPVVLYRLCDVLTSRDLLRSTQNVSIREQVIVFLQIVGQNQRFRVISGIYYRSVETINRYFRIVLKAVLKLYKHLIKNPEDTVPTEIMNNRRFYPYFKDCVGAIDGTHVPANVPVEIQGKFRGRKEGTTQNVLAAITFDLKFIYVLAGWEGSAHDSRVLGDALSRPNGLKIPKGKYYLGDAGYGIRKGIISPFHGVRYHLNEFTERSPENEKELFNLRHSSLRTVIERGFGILKSRFRSIDGKSFWSYETQVDVVLACCIIHNHIMGVDPYDFLMEEICSDSEPIRRTINLSQREEREENREWITKREMIASTMWNDYNTHRN; encoded by the exons atGGGGGATCGACCGAGAGGGACAGGGACAGGGAATAGGGGAATGGGAGGGGAATCGACCaagagggagagggaacagGGGGAATTgaccgagagggagagggaacaaG CATGTATGAGAGCAGCTGTAACTGTGATAGCTACAGGGGTAGCTATtattgaacaagaaagaaatagaatttaTATACCAAGAGAACCACGTATAAATGCAATTGCTCAACGAGAATTCTATATTGACAGCATTTTGAATCGAGGTGATAGACATTGCGTTGAACAAATTCGTATGAAACCTGTTGTCTTATATAGATTGTGTGATGTTCTCACAAGTCGTGACCTATTACGATCAACTCAAAATGTGTCTATTAGGGAGCAAGTAATTGTGTTCTTACAAATAGTAGGCCAAAACCAAAGATTTCGTGTTATTAGTGGTATATACTATAGGTCTGTTGAAACTATCAATCGTtactttagaattgttttaaaagcagttcttaagttatacaaacacctTATTAAAAATCCAGAGGATACAGTTCCAACAGAGATAATGAATAATCGAAGattctatccttattttaaG gATTGTGTGGGTGCAATTGATGGTACCCATGTTCCTGCAAATGTTCCTGTTGAGATTCAAGGAAAGTTTCGAGGGCGAAAAGAAGGAACAACACAAAATGTTTTAgcagctataacttttgatttgaagtttatatatgttttagctgGCTGGGAAGGAAGTGCCCATGATTCACGGGTTTTAGGTGATGCATTATCAAGACCTAATGGTCTAAAAATTCCAAAAG gGAAATATTATCTCGGTGATGCTGGTTATGGTATTCGAAAAGGAATCATTTCTCCTTTTCATGGAGTTCGATATCACTTGAATGAGTTTACAGAACGTTCaccagaaaatgaaaaggagctATTTAATCTTCGACACTCTTCATTGAGAACCGTTATTGAGCGAGGGTTTGGTATTTTGAAGAGTCGTTTTAGATCAATTGATGGAAAATCTTTTTGGTCTTATGAAACACAAGTAGATGTTGTGCTTGCATGTTGTATTATTCATAATCACATAATGGGGGTTGATCCTTATGACTTTCTTATGGAAGAAATATGTTCGGATAGTGAACCAATTAGACGAACAATCAACTTAAGTCAACGGGAGGAAAGGGAAGAGAATAGGGAGTggataacaaaaagagaaatgattgcCTCGACCATGTGGAATGATTATAACACTCATAGAAACTAG